TTATTTGTGATCACGCGGCCAATGTTTGCTTCAACTGGTTCGGCTTTGCATAGTTAATGATGTGTACAACCTTCTTTTTCCCATGACTGATATTCTCGATACAGTTCTGCTGGCTATGAAACTTTAGGTGGACTATTCGATAGATGTTGAACATGAATCACATTGTACAAAATGAAGATAATCGATTCCACCTGAATTTGTACTTGCGGGTGGTTTGGTTTATTATCGGTATTTTTGCTAGTGTATGAGACATCCTTCTCCCATTGCCTCGGTGGGTGGGCAACAAACAACCACCACCCACCGCTGGCCATACATGCCTTTAATGGCTGACAGAAGTTTCCGATACTTCTTGCTCTTTCCCGATTATGTTCTCCCTTGCTTCGGGGGTCGAAGCTTAGCGTGAGTATGAAGCTAGCTCACTCCTCTGGATTCGGTTGTTATAGATCTGCCTCGAACCATGGAGAACGGGGCCACATCTGGCCCTACTGCGGTGGTTCCGGAGTTGGTATTTAGACTGGGGCCATATCTGGTGAAGCTCGAATTGCTACGGATGTCCGGTTACTCTCCCCGAAATTCATaattgcccggcgggtttgaTATCGTGAATTCATACAATCAGCACTAGTCGTAAAAGAGGGATTTCGGCATGCGAAAGATCAGCTATGCCGTGAAGCAGGCTTGGGATTTCCTCATTAACCTCGTCGATCTTGCTGATGAAAAGCAATTAGTCAATTTTTTACGTATATCAACTTGAGTTGATTCAGGTGGTTCGacattttttcctttaaataaagtcttgtgcataaaaaaaaactcataattggaagagttttattCCTTTATGAGCTGATCAAGtttgaatttgaattaataGGGCTTCTCTGTTGAGGTTCTGGCTCCGGATATAGGTGGTGTACCCAAGTTAAGTTTGTAACAGATGAATGAACAAATGGGTTTGCAGAGCTTGGGTCCGATTGTGATCCGACTATGGGCTTTTGCTAGGCCGCCAAAAGGCCCGACAGTCATCGTCAGACGAGAAGACGCTGTTCCCTCAGACAGGTGTCCTTTGTTCTTCCGCGACGCGTAGACCGTACCGCcatgaaaacagacaaaaaagGCGAACGAAGGCCGTTTGCTTTCTATTTTCAGAAAGCgcgagaggaggaagaagaaagggagaAACAAACGCTCAAGAACAACACTCTCAGTACTTGTGTTCCGGTAAGATCGTTGTCGTCTATGTGTATTTCATGCCGTTCTTGTGAGTGCTTCTTCATTTGATGTTTACCCCATGTAAATTTCGATCTCAACTCCCCTGCTCCTTCCATTTCCCGGTCGAATTGCAGGGCTTTCGAGGACGGAACACGCGAAGAACGACGAGAGTATCTAATAAGCCGGACTTGCCATGGAATTCAGCTCGTGGACTCCCCAAGGTAGCACTGGTTAGCTCGCCTCTCAATTTTCATATGTTGGATCTGCTTGCTTGCTGTTGCCTTTAAGGGTTCATGTTTATATTCACTTTTTCGGTCagattcttattattattgggCTGTTGATGTTCCAGGTAAGGATGAAAATGGGCAGGGGAACAGAGCAATCGTAGATGATGCAAAGGATGTGTTGAAGCCGGCCACTGAATCTCGTCCAAGTAACAACCTAAAACTTGATGTCGCAGACCCAAAAGCTCAGGAGGATGCAGTGTCCAACGAGGTTGTTGGTGGGAAAGGTCCTTCAGCGGAAGTAAACATGGAGGCCTTTATCACCACCGATGATATTATTCGGGCAGGTGGGTTCGGTGCTAGGGATGATATAAGTAGCTTTCTTCCTGTCGCGAGCGATTCCACAGACTTTGAAGCTGCAATGCGCGATGCCCGTGAGTACGAAGAACCTCAGGGAGAAACCAGCAGACCCGGTCTGGGTTGGGGTCAACCAAGACGAGCACAATAGATTTCTATTATAGCTTTTGTATCTTAGGTGAAGGTTTTGCAGATGAACTATGAGACTACATTAggtttcattttctttaaaaagcATCAATTATGACTGAGCTATGTGCATGGCGTGCTGAGGCTCCTTATTTCTTTATGTTCCAGTTTATATGTTTGTCTAAACAAGCAAATGCCGTTCAAAATGTGGCCCCAAGCATAATGAATCGGTTGCCGTCGGTACGAtttcaatttataaattttcaccatGGAGTGCTTAGACTGATGCATTATAGTTGatatagaagagagtttgatGCAATCATGGAGCTGCAACCGTGTATGCAAAGTaacattaaaattatatatttaaaaatatatattcctCCAGAGGTGGAGTCGATCAACTGAGGTACTTGGCAAATTGCTCGCGCAGAGACAAAGGATGCGATATCTGAGATTACGAGTGGAGTTCTTCTACATTCTTGTTTTATTCTTCGCTCTTACCTGTATCGAGACGAGTAAAAAAATTCTTCTCCTCGGTTGTTCAGCCTAACTTTGAATCCAATGATCTGCAGAAATGCAAGTAATCAAAACTTCATATGAAGGAAGGAGATAGCGTAGAACTGAATCCAGtaactttaaaatttcttGGTTATATGCATGATAAGGACGAAGCAAAATCGGAAGTGTAGCTGCAACGTTGCACTCCGTATGCAAAGGAAATCGGAAGTATTAGCGCTTGCAACTTTATATTTTATGCATCAAATAAACATTTATAGCAAACTTGCCGCAGTAATGACTCTCTTAGTGGCTCAAGAGACTCATGACTCATGATTCCCAAACTATTTATCCATTAAGTTAttatcagaaaaaaaagaaaagagaaaagaattatGAAAGCTGCCATCATTTAGCCATGAATTTCACTTCAGGACTATGTTCTAACCTTTAGATAATATTCTGACACGGAAGGATTCACATCATGATGAAACAACAGCAGCAGACTTCAACTTCTTTGGCGGGGGATTTCCTCCCGAGATGACAACGTATGAATAGAAGCACAGCATTGCAGCACTGTGGAGGGATCAGAAGGCACAGATTGAGTCAATTCTTACACATAATGATTGAACTTAATCAAAGGCACAGGCCGGTTGAGATACCTGATGACAATATTGAGGCCTGCTGGAAGAACCTTTTTCGTCTGCACCAAGATAATAAAAGGTTAGTATAATAACAACCACCAGCATCAAGTCCAACAGTGTGTAGCACTGCATAATGAAAAACTTGCGGAGTGTTCGACTTTTACCAGAGTGTAGATCTGCAAGTTCTTCCAGAGAAGGGCTGCTGAAAGGGCTGTAGAATTAATTAAGAGAGCATAATTAGGCACAAGATGACCTCcttgtattaaaaattattaaaatatttctagTAGTTGGTAAGGGATTACAGAACATAACAATTACCTGCTTGTCCTAGTATGAATGGCAAGCTCGATTTTCCTTTCCTCCATATTTTTAAGCTTAGTATGCTGAGGGCTAGTAAAGCACCTCCATAAAGCACACCACTCCCTAAGGCTTTAGCATTTCCAGATAGAAGAAAACCGATGATCCCGCCACCTAGTACTAGACCACCTGAGGAGGGCATCAGTAGAAATTTTGCTTAAGTTCTGGAACTTCGTCTTTCAAAGTGGAGAAAAAAACATATACACACTTGTCTAATTCAGATTCCTGGCCAAGTCATTGTCCTGTACCATGCCGTCTAGTACAAGAATGATTAATGAAGTAACCAATCATATCAATTCTAGTTGACACAAAAATccatatttatttcaaatctTACACACTTAATATCAACATAGCGCCATTGAATTATCAAAAGAATCACCAATTCTCCATTGTTAGTAATTACACATCAGGAACATAAGCATATGCCATCATAGTACAGTTAGTGCTCAAAGCTCCCCTCCCCACTGAGACAAAAGGCTTGAGATGGGGATGCTTGAGTAAACTCACCGAATGGGATTCCAAGACAGAAATCATGAATTTTGGCGGCCCGTGTCTGCTGAATGGCAGGCTCACTGGGGCCAGGAACCGTGCCTTCTGTAGATGAAGATATAATTGTCGAATCAGAAGCCGAGTAACTTGAAGGTCGTGTACTTTCTGAACTAAAGGTCTCGGTGCCAGCTCCTTCAAGCCTCATCGTGATCTGCATCTGCACAGCATTACTCAATGAGTTGTTCCACAAACAGCAAATCAATCCGATGTATAAGTACGAAAGAACTCTCAGTGCACACTCCCATGTTTCGTAAACGGACCCGTCAACCCATTACCCAGTCCTGATTTGGTACCATAAACACCAACTGATATAAACTTTAACTATTGGCGAAAGTTCCATCTTTTAGGCATCAAACATGGCGGGTATAACCCACAATTACATATTTGACGCCCATAATAGTTGCTATGCATTTAGAAGTAGCATTATGCCGTTCAGAGCATTGCATAGTGTCTCAGACATCAAATTGTACCATTCAGACAATAGAATTGTCACAGCATAAGGAATTCTCAAAATAAACGAAAGCAAGAATCGAAGCAGTCCAAGAAAATGAATACCCTCGACCGATAATGTGGGAAGGAGACCAGAGATCGCCTTTGAATCTGAAGCTGGCGGTTGATTGAAGAGAAGCATGAGAGCTGGGACACCGGCGTCGCAGTCGCCGAGGACTCCATTACTGCGGACAAAGATCGGAGCTTCCAAACTCAAACTGCCCACAAAGGAGAAATCTTTGAGCTTGGCGCGTAACTCTTGCGGGAGGAATTGCGAGATTTGGAGGAGAATTCCCCTAATGGGTGTCTGCCCACTTTGACTTTTCAGCAAAAGCTTTGATTGCTATGGAGACGCAGAAGCTCGTGCGTGCTGCCATGGCGCGTGGAGGTCGGTACCAGAACAGAGCCGACTCAGGGAGTTGGTCGGCGGATCAGGCCCATGGGCCGTCAGAGTGGCCCATAAAAGCTGATGCATGCGACAGCGGAGGAATGGAAAAATTATACTTTGCACCCTACAGTTTTGGCTATTGAACACTTGGGACCATAACTTTGAATGTGCATGGAACTAATTTGCACATTGTGACTACCGGGCAGACACGGAGCCAGGAGTTTCTTTCAGCGAGGGCAAAATAATAAACCACTTATATTATTTCTTAGGAAAATTTTCATcatatatcataatatttacatattttagttttatcctaacgtcaatttttttttcgagatATCATAATATTAATGGTTTGGTGTCAAATTTATTTCGTCGTACAAGTTCTGtcatttttatgaaaatgcTGACGTGACGCGTTAATTATTTGACGGAGTTGCCGTGGAAAGTGTGTAGGTCTCGATATAAGGGAAAAATTACACAATGCGTTCAaacatttttgttgtttctcaattttatcataacaTTTTGATGAtctctcaattttatcccaacaTTGAtagtttctcaattttatttcaatcttttattattttatcaatattACCCAACAagttgggataaatttgagaaattatgaaagattgtgataaaattaagaaaaacaaaaatgttggataaaatttaaaaatattaaaaggttGAGATACATAATGATATTTTTCCCTCATATTGGGACTCACACACTCTCCACGTCAGCGCCGATAAGCAATTAATGCCCCACGTcagtattttattaaaaatggacggaatgTTTACGGCGGAATAAATTTAATACCAAACCATTAACGTTAtaatacttttaaaaaaattgacattGAGATAAAACTAATATAAGACAAAGGTTTGAATACATGGCGTTATTTTTCCTATTTcataaatattcaaaatacagGGGTAAAATAATGTCATAGATAGCTATAAATTTGGGGGAGACAACGTAAGgatcaattttgaaaaatcataatgaTTAGGGCAAATTGTAAGAGAGGCTTAAAACTTCGGGAGGGCAATTGTCCCCCTCGTTCCCTAGTGGCTCCGTCCCTACTACTAGGACACAATGACCGGGTAGGAACAAAATTGATTAGTTACTTATGTATCCAAGTCTCCCCTTCAAGTATTTTTAGTCCTTCAGAAGAAAGAGCTTTTCATATAATCGGTTATAATGGCACGAGGGTCATGCTCAACTAGAGAcaattttaataaatgaatCACGTTCGCCGTGAGTGTTCTCATGGTGGGTTGCCCTTTGCAGGAAAAGCGTGACAATAGTCCAAACCCCTTACATTTGGTAAGAAACAACATATTTTCTAGATTTTAACTtgcatttgaaaatttgtattttattacatatttCTATTAATCGTGTCACGTTCATCTTTTCCCTTATAAAATTATCTCTGGATTGATTTTTGTTCAGTGAGCGGGGTAGTGGTGTTGTACTTGATATCTGAATGAAAGTGGGAGCAAATTTCCAATGTGTAAATTggattgaaaatttatattgcGTTTGGttgtaagtaacattttaaaataagattttgattttgaaaaagagttgtATAAATGGTTGTGTATGAGACTCAcgctttgactttgtatgaattattttgttttgttgtggaaaaaaagtggtataaatggaatccaccctttgattttgtatgaattattttattttattatgggtagaattaatttaaagagtgattttaaaatcatactaaCAAACCAAATAAAACTTTAAAATTGCACGTTCGAGTTAAGCATTACAAGAGATTAGGGTTTCCAAATGATTCAATGCAAAATATGGGGTGCAAAACATAATTTTCGGGGAAATTAACGAAAATAAGAGGAGGGCGGGGATGGCGTTGGTGAAAATGGCGCGACTTCTTCTGCAACGTTTAAAACCCTAAaggcctctctctctctctctctctctcttcacaaGCTCGCGCAGATATGGCGTTTCTGGCTCGCACAGCAGCTCAGGCTCTTCGCCTGCGAGCGCCGTGCAGATTCTacttctcctcctctctcGGTCGGTACCGGCAGGTATGGTTGTCGGCTGAAGTTTTACTACTACTTCGAGCAAATAGTGATACAGTGGAAGCTGAAACTGGGACGGCGTGATTGAGCTTCTCAGACCTCAAAGGATTCAACTTTGAAGTAAACTACGCTGGATTTGCTGGTTCATGGTCCTGTTTGTGGGTCAAAGTTGATCTTTGTTGGAGTTGATTATCAGCTGAGAAAATATTTGCTTTGTCTTCCTACGCTGTCATTTGAGTTGCAGGATTACGCAAATTCAAATACGGGGATCCAGTAAAAGCTTTTTTTCGTTGGGAGTCTTTGATTATTTGGCTTGTGCTTTTGCCTGATTCATGGTGCAATTGCTTCATTAGTGGTATATTTCAAAGCTCTTATTTTACTATCCTGTGACCTTTCTGTTTCTTGAATCAGGGCAGAGGACATGCAATCTCCAATGTAAGGGAGCATGCGCGTTCTTTTTCCGCCAGCGGTAAACATTTGTCCATCCTGTGCACCTTTACTCCGTGCCAATACGTCCAGAGCGTCCTA
The sequence above is drawn from the Punica granatum isolate Tunisia-2019 chromosome 5, ASM765513v2, whole genome shotgun sequence genome and encodes:
- the LOC116207769 gene encoding protein FATTY ACID EXPORT 1, chloroplastic isoform X2 gives rise to the protein MESSATATPVSQLSCFSSINRQLQIQRRSLVSFPHYRSRITMRLEGAGTETFSSESTRPSSYSASDSTIISSSTEGTVPGPSEPAIQQTRAAKIHDFCLGIPFGGLVLGGGIIGFLLSGNAKALGSGVLYGGALLALSILSLKIWRKGKSSLPFILGQAALSAALLWKNLQIYTLTKKVLPAGLNIVISAAMLCFYSYVVISGGNPPPKKLKSAAVVSS
- the LOC116207770 gene encoding uncharacterized protein LOC116207770 isoform X2, with product MEFSSWTPQGKDENGQGNRAIVDDAKDVLKPATESRPSNNLKLDVADPKAQEDAVSNEVVGGKGPSAEVNMEAFITTDDIIRAGGFGARDDISSFLPVASDSTDFEAAMRDAREYEEPQGETSRPGLGWGQPRRAQ
- the LOC116207770 gene encoding uncharacterized protein LOC116207770 isoform X1, producing MEFSSWTPQGSTGKDENGQGNRAIVDDAKDVLKPATESRPSNNLKLDVADPKAQEDAVSNEVVGGKGPSAEVNMEAFITTDDIIRAGGFGARDDISSFLPVASDSTDFEAAMRDAREYEEPQGETSRPGLGWGQPRRAQ
- the LOC116207769 gene encoding protein FATTY ACID EXPORT 1, chloroplastic isoform X1, whose protein sequence is MESSATATPVSQLSCFSSINRQLQIQRRSLVSFPHYRSRMQITMRLEGAGTETFSSESTRPSSYSASDSTIISSSTEGTVPGPSEPAIQQTRAAKIHDFCLGIPFGGLVLGGGIIGFLLSGNAKALGSGVLYGGALLALSILSLKIWRKGKSSLPFILGQAALSAALLWKNLQIYTLTKKVLPAGLNIVISAAMLCFYSYVVISGGNPPPKKLKSAAVVSS